In Legionella beliardensis, the following are encoded in one genomic region:
- the metK gene encoding methionine adenosyltransferase, with protein MNEFHVFTSESVSEGHPDKIADQISDAILDAILSKDPKARVACETLVKTGMVLIGGEITTSAWVDVEEITRRVVRDIGYNSSDMGFDWASCAVLSAIGKQSPDISQGVDNPTTNILGAGDQGLMFGYASRETDVFMPAPIAYAHRLMERQALLRKQKKLPWLRPDAKCQLTLRYEQGKPVGIDTVVFSTQHDPDISYENIVEAVHEEIIKPVLPNDWLTADTRYFINPTGRFVIGGPLGDCGLTGRKIIVDTYGGMARHGGGCFSGKDPSKVDRSAAYAARHVAKNIVAAGIADKCEIQVSYAIGIAEPTSISIDTFNTGKLSNKDIIKLINDHFDLTPQGIINHHDLLRPIYQQTATYGHYGRANLPWERLDKVDVLRQAL; from the coding sequence GTGAACGAATTTCATGTCTTTACTTCAGAGTCGGTTTCTGAAGGCCACCCGGATAAAATTGCTGATCAAATTTCAGATGCTATTTTAGATGCTATTTTGAGCAAAGATCCCAAAGCACGTGTTGCCTGTGAAACGTTAGTAAAAACTGGAATGGTTTTAATAGGTGGAGAAATTACTACTTCAGCGTGGGTTGATGTGGAAGAAATTACCCGCAGAGTGGTAAGAGACATTGGTTATAATAGCTCGGATATGGGTTTTGATTGGGCCTCTTGTGCAGTATTATCAGCAATCGGTAAGCAATCACCCGATATTTCGCAGGGCGTAGACAACCCAACTACTAATATATTGGGCGCAGGCGATCAGGGGCTCATGTTTGGGTATGCAAGCCGAGAAACAGATGTCTTTATGCCTGCTCCTATTGCTTATGCACACCGACTAATGGAAAGGCAAGCTTTACTTCGAAAGCAGAAGAAATTACCTTGGCTTAGACCAGATGCTAAGTGTCAATTAACTTTGCGTTATGAACAGGGCAAACCTGTTGGAATAGATACTGTAGTCTTTTCAACGCAACATGACCCTGATATTTCATATGAAAATATAGTAGAAGCGGTTCATGAAGAAATCATTAAACCCGTACTGCCAAACGATTGGTTAACAGCAGACACACGTTATTTCATTAATCCAACCGGCCGTTTTGTCATCGGAGGACCTTTGGGTGACTGTGGTTTAACGGGCAGGAAAATTATTGTAGATACATACGGTGGCATGGCAAGACATGGCGGCGGTTGCTTTTCTGGTAAAGATCCTTCAAAAGTAGATCGCTCAGCAGCCTATGCAGCGCGGCACGTTGCTAAAAACATTGTAGCTGCTGGAATCGCAGATAAGTGTGAAATTCAAGTGTCCTATGCAATTGGTATTGCCGAGCCAACTTCAATCAGTATTGATACCTTTAATACAGGTAAATTGTCTAATAAAGATATTATAAAATTGATTAATGATCATTTTGATTTAACCCCGCAAGGCATTATCAATCATCATGACTTGCTGCGTCCTATTTATCAACAAACTGCTACTTATGGTCATTATGGTCGAGCTAATTTGCCTTGGGAGCGCTTAGATAAAGTAGACGTACTAAGACAGGCTTTATAG
- a CDS encoding DedA family protein, with product MQDLIYFILHIDTYLVNFASAHGAWTYLALFAVIFCETGLIILPFLPGDSLLFVAGSFAAHPDSPLNVMVLFLLLSLASIIGNQINYFVGRLIGPRVFTAKETRIFNKKHLMQAHQFYEKHGGKTIFLARFLPIVRTFVPFVAGVSYMNLVQFTYYNVLSAILWIGSLLAFGYFFGSIPIIKENFSAVIYGIIILSCLPPLVTFLFVQNKKP from the coding sequence ATGCAGGACTTAATTTATTTTATTTTACATATAGATACCTATTTAGTAAATTTTGCTTCGGCACATGGAGCTTGGACTTATTTAGCGTTATTTGCAGTAATTTTTTGTGAAACAGGCTTAATTATACTGCCTTTTTTGCCAGGAGACTCCTTACTCTTTGTTGCTGGGAGTTTTGCAGCTCACCCGGATAGCCCGCTTAATGTTATGGTATTGTTTTTATTATTAAGCTTGGCTTCTATTATTGGGAATCAAATTAATTATTTCGTAGGTAGATTAATTGGGCCGCGTGTTTTCACCGCGAAAGAAACACGCATCTTTAATAAAAAACACCTAATGCAAGCTCACCAATTTTATGAAAAGCATGGTGGTAAGACGATCTTTCTAGCTCGATTTTTACCTATTGTGCGTACGTTTGTGCCTTTTGTGGCAGGTGTTAGCTATATGAATTTAGTTCAATTTACCTATTATAATGTTTTAAGTGCCATATTATGGATTGGAAGCTTACTGGCTTTTGGCTATTTTTTTGGCAGTATTCCCATTATTAAAGAAAATTTCTCTGCAGTTATTTATGGCATCATTATCCTTTCCTGCTTGCCTCCTTTAGTCACTTTTCTTTTTGTGCAAAATAAAAAACCTTAA
- the ahcY gene encoding adenosylhomocysteinase, with product MNTTTVATASTTADDFKVADISLAAWGRKEIAIAETEMPGLMALREEFAAEQPLKGARIAGCLHMTIQTAVLIETLTALGAEVRWSSCNIFSTQDHAAAAMAEANIPVFAWKGETEGEYWWCIEQTILARNGWRPNMILDDGGDLTFVIHDKYPELLNDIRGISEETTTGVARLYDMAKKGLLKAPAINVNDSVTKSKFDNLYGCRESLLDGLKRATDVMVAGKVAIILGYGDVGKGCAQALRGQGATVLIAEIDPICALQAAMEGYRVVTLDDVAEQVDIVVTATGNYHVVTHEHMIRMRNQAIVCNIGHFDSEIDIQSLRQYRWENIKPQVDHVIFPDGKRIIVLAEGRLVNLGCATGHPSFVMSASFTNQVLAQIELYNNHHYKCEVYTLPKHLDEKVARLHLNRIGAKLTQLTERQANYIGVDINGPYKPDHYRY from the coding sequence ATGAACACAACCACTGTTGCGACTGCCAGTACGACTGCAGATGACTTTAAAGTAGCAGACATTTCCCTCGCTGCCTGGGGACGTAAAGAAATCGCTATTGCTGAAACTGAAATGCCAGGACTAATGGCACTACGTGAAGAATTTGCAGCCGAGCAGCCATTAAAAGGCGCGCGCATTGCTGGTTGTTTACATATGACTATTCAAACAGCTGTGTTAATTGAAACATTAACAGCTTTAGGCGCAGAGGTGCGTTGGTCTTCATGCAATATTTTTTCTACTCAAGACCACGCGGCAGCAGCGATGGCAGAAGCCAATATCCCTGTCTTTGCCTGGAAAGGGGAAACGGAAGGGGAGTATTGGTGGTGTATTGAGCAAACGATTTTAGCTAGAAACGGCTGGCGGCCTAATATGATCTTGGATGATGGGGGTGATTTAACGTTTGTAATCCATGATAAATACCCAGAACTACTTAATGATATACGAGGTATCTCAGAAGAGACAACTACGGGTGTTGCTAGGCTTTATGATATGGCGAAAAAAGGCTTGTTAAAAGCGCCAGCAATCAATGTAAATGATTCGGTTACAAAGTCTAAGTTTGATAATTTATATGGCTGTAGAGAGTCTCTTTTGGATGGTTTAAAGCGAGCCACCGATGTTATGGTTGCTGGTAAAGTAGCTATTATTCTTGGCTATGGCGATGTAGGTAAGGGGTGCGCTCAAGCCCTACGCGGGCAAGGTGCCACTGTTTTAATTGCTGAAATAGATCCTATTTGTGCACTACAAGCTGCAATGGAAGGGTATCGGGTAGTGACCCTAGATGATGTCGCTGAGCAAGTAGATATTGTGGTTACCGCAACGGGTAATTATCATGTCGTGACGCATGAGCACATGATACGCATGCGAAACCAAGCGATAGTTTGTAACATTGGCCATTTTGACTCTGAAATTGATATTCAGAGCTTGCGTCAATATCGTTGGGAAAATATTAAGCCACAAGTAGATCATGTTATTTTTCCTGATGGAAAGCGTATTATTGTTTTAGCTGAAGGACGATTAGTAAATCTTGGTTGTGCAACAGGCCACCCCAGTTTTGTCATGTCTGCTTCGTTCACGAATCAAGTATTAGCTCAAATTGAACTCTATAATAATCATCATTATAAGTGTGAAGTGTATACGCTACCAAAACATTTAGATGAGAAAGTAGCCCGTTTGCATCTAAATCGAATTGGCGCAAAGCTCACGCAATTAACTGAGCGACAAGCTAATTATATTGGCGTAGATATTAATGGACCCTATAAGCCAGATCATTATCGTTATTAA